From a region of the Thiorhodovibrio winogradskyi genome:
- a CDS encoding arylesterase: MRNRILYRALLGGVLLLVLAACSDQPTLSPLPADAVILAFGDSLTEGVGANKEQSYPALLATLTGRRVINAGISGEESDAGLARLPELLATWQPDLVILGHGGNDFLRQRDRNQTQANLAQMIALAREQGSEVVLLGIPRPGLLVRTHSLYDALADERKVSLQANAISEILSDKALKSDHIHPNAQGYRQLAEAIKRLLRQAGALSPG; this comes from the coding sequence ATGCGCAACAGGATTCTCTATCGCGCGCTGCTGGGCGGCGTCTTGCTGCTGGTGCTCGCGGCTTGCAGCGATCAACCGACGCTCAGCCCCTTGCCGGCGGACGCGGTTATTCTTGCCTTTGGCGACAGCTTGACCGAAGGCGTGGGCGCCAACAAAGAACAGAGTTACCCGGCGCTACTGGCGACCTTGACTGGCCGGCGGGTGATCAACGCCGGCATCTCTGGCGAGGAGAGCGATGCCGGCTTGGCGCGCTTGCCGGAGCTGCTCGCCACCTGGCAGCCCGATCTGGTGATTCTCGGCCATGGCGGCAATGATTTTCTGCGCCAGCGCGACAGGAATCAGACCCAAGCCAATCTGGCCCAGATGATCGCACTCGCGCGCGAGCAGGGCAGCGAAGTGGTTCTGTTAGGGATCCCGCGCCCGGGCTTGCTGGTGCGCACCCATTCGCTCTATGACGCGCTGGCCGATGAACGAAAGGTGTCGCTCCAAGCCAATGCGATCTCGGAAATCCTCTCCGACAAGGCGCTGAAGTCCGATCACATCCACCCCAACGCCCAAGGGTATCGCCAACTCGCCGAGGCGATCAAACGCCTGCTGCGGCAGGCTGGCGCATTGTCTCCGGGCTGA
- a CDS encoding SAM-dependent methyltransferase: MQLDDIVPWGRSFDEYVAMFDLTADDLGKRILGCGDGPAAFNAHARARGARVISVDPIYAWPAGRIHERIRAVRPIIESELRREPERCLWERFRDVDDLIETRLGAMDRFLADYAGGHGGQAYVAAQLPQLPFPGGVFDLALVSHLLFTYSKHLSADAHRKAVAELMRVSGEVRLFPLLTLAGTESEHLPAVIDLC; encoded by the coding sequence ATGCAACTCGATGACATCGTGCCCTGGGGCCGCTCGTTCGATGAATATGTCGCCATGTTCGACCTGACGGCGGACGATCTTGGGAAGCGCATCCTGGGCTGTGGCGACGGTCCGGCGGCGTTCAATGCCCACGCACGCGCCCGAGGCGCCCGAGTGATTTCGGTCGACCCGATTTATGCCTGGCCGGCCGGGCGAATTCATGAGCGCATCCGCGCGGTGCGGCCGATCATTGAATCCGAACTGCGCCGCGAGCCTGAGCGCTGCCTGTGGGAGCGCTTTCGTGATGTCGATGATCTGATCGAGACGCGCCTTGGCGCCATGGATCGGTTTCTTGCCGACTACGCTGGCGGCCATGGTGGTCAGGCTTATGTTGCTGCCCAGTTACCGCAGCTGCCATTTCCCGGCGGGGTTTTTGATCTCGCCCTGGTGTCGCATCTGTTGTTCACCTACTCGAAACATCTCAGTGCCGACGCACATCGCAAGGCGGTCGCTGAGTTGATGCGCGTCAGCGGCGAGGTTCGCCTCTTTCCCCTGCTCACGCTCGCGGGCACGGAATCAGAGCATCTGCCCGCTGTCATCGATTTATGTTGA
- a CDS encoding helix-turn-helix transcriptional regulator, translating into MQAYENPLSAFRPVLPPHQIERPTQNQAEDDRLITAEEVRRIAGGISDMTLWRWLKRGILPPPLVIERRRYWWKEAILDALQCAGRGDARPESSAPLVSG; encoded by the coding sequence ATGCAAGCATATGAGAACCCCCTGTCCGCATTTCGCCCAGTTCTGCCACCGCACCAGATTGAACGCCCAACCCAGAACCAGGCCGAGGACGACCGACTGATCACCGCCGAGGAGGTGCGTCGCATTGCCGGTGGCATCAGCGACATGACGCTTTGGCGTTGGCTCAAGCGCGGCATCCTGCCGCCACCGTTGGTCATCGAGCGGCGCCGCTATTGGTGGAAAGAGGCGATTTTGGATGCACTGCAATGCGCCGGTCGCGGCGATGCTCGGCCGGAATCCAGCGCGCCGCTGGTGTCGGGATGA
- a CDS encoding ATP-binding protein — MLPRLITDQVGAALARQAAVALIGPRQVGKTTLALEIGNARQALYLDLKNSDDRQRLANPVLFLENVEDRLVILDEIHRLPALFQDLRGIIDKGRRAGKGKGRFLILGSASLDLLRQSGADCPLGLAGRIAYLPLGPFSPLEIEDARPARERLWLRGGFPDSTLAEDDRESLAWRKDFIRTYLERDVPMFGPRIPAITLERLWTMLAHRQGSLLNASELARALEVSTQSVTRYIDLLCDLLLVRRLPPLHANIGKRLVKSPKVYVRDSGIVHALLGLESLEQLAGHPVVGSSWEGFVMENLLGVLPWRTSAFFYRTSAGAEIDLVLEHNDGTRWAIEIKRGLAARVERGFHQACADLRPQRAFVVHAGDDRYPVSEQLEAISLPELMAELQTLD; from the coding sequence ATGCTACCGCGACTCATCACCGACCAAGTGGGCGCCGCCTTGGCACGTCAGGCCGCCGTCGCTCTGATCGGCCCCCGGCAGGTCGGCAAGACCACACTGGCACTGGAGATCGGCAACGCTCGCCAAGCGCTCTATCTCGATCTTAAGAACTCGGATGATCGCCAACGCTTGGCGAACCCGGTGCTGTTTCTTGAGAACGTCGAGGATCGGTTGGTGATTCTCGATGAGATTCACCGCCTACCGGCGCTGTTTCAGGATCTGCGGGGGATCATCGACAAAGGGCGACGCGCCGGCAAGGGCAAGGGACGCTTTCTGATCTTGGGCTCGGCTTCGCTGGATCTGCTGCGTCAGTCGGGGGCCGATTGTCCACTTGGCCTGGCCGGGCGCATTGCCTACCTTCCGCTCGGGCCGTTCTCGCCGCTGGAGATAGAAGATGCTCGGCCTGCGCGCGAGCGACTCTGGCTGCGCGGCGGCTTTCCCGATAGCACCCTGGCCGAGGACGACCGCGAGAGTCTGGCTTGGCGCAAGGACTTTATCCGCACCTATCTGGAACGCGATGTGCCGATGTTCGGGCCGCGCATCCCAGCGATCACCCTGGAGCGCTTGTGGACCATGCTCGCGCATCGCCAAGGGTCGTTGCTGAATGCCTCGGAGTTAGCCCGCGCCCTGGAGGTGAGCACGCAGTCGGTCACGCGCTACATCGATTTACTGTGCGATCTGTTGCTGGTGCGGCGCCTACCGCCCTTGCATGCCAACATCGGCAAGCGCTTGGTGAAATCGCCCAAGGTCTATGTGCGCGACAGCGGGATCGTTCATGCCCTGCTCGGGCTCGAAAGCCTCGAACAGCTCGCGGGGCATCCGGTCGTTGGCAGCAGCTGGGAGGGTTTTGTGATGGAGAATCTGCTCGGCGTGCTGCCCTGGCGAACCTCCGCGTTCTTCTACCGCACCAGCGCCGGCGCAGAGATCGATCTGGTGTTGGAGCACAATGATGGGACGCGCTGGGCCATTGAGATCAAACGTGGTCTCGCGGCCAGGGTGGAACGCGGCTTTCACCAGGCCTGCGCCGATCTCCGGCCGCAGCGCGCGTTCGTGGTGCATGCTGGTGATGATCGCTATCCGGTCTCCGAACAGCTGGAAGCCATCAGTCTGCCCGAGTTGATGGCGGAGTTGCAGACCTTGGACTAG
- a CDS encoding TrkH family potassium uptake protein: protein MLSGGVNFAVHFIAWQRFDPLAYGRDPEVRVYGWLFLGGSLFVALSLLWTQAYASFGESLRHSAFQVASILISTGFGTATFGEWPRHIPLTLIILSFIGGCIGSTAGGMKVLRILLMTRQGVQQLFHLAHPRAQISLKIGGRPVDQDTQFSIWGFAVLYTSVSLLLTLGMMALGLDFISAVGAVVATINLLGPGLGEVAASFATVDDAVKWLSVFAMLVGRLEVFTR, encoded by the coding sequence ATGCTCTCCGGCGGGGTGAACTTCGCGGTGCATTTCATTGCCTGGCAGCGGTTCGATCCGCTGGCCTATGGACGCGACCCGGAGGTGCGGGTCTACGGCTGGCTGTTTCTCGGCGGCAGTCTGTTCGTGGCGCTGAGCCTGCTGTGGACCCAAGCCTATGCCAGCTTTGGCGAGTCCCTGCGCCACAGCGCCTTTCAGGTCGCCTCCATCCTCATCAGCACCGGGTTTGGCACCGCCACTTTCGGCGAATGGCCACGACATATTCCGCTCACCTTGATCATTCTGTCGTTTATCGGCGGCTGCATCGGCTCGACCGCCGGCGGCATGAAGGTGCTGCGGATTCTGCTCATGACCCGTCAGGGCGTGCAGCAATTGTTTCATCTCGCCCATCCGCGCGCCCAAATCAGCCTCAAGATCGGCGGTCGCCCGGTGGATCAGGACACCCAGTTTTCCATTTGGGGCTTCGCGGTGCTCTATACCTCCGTGAGCCTACTCCTGACCCTGGGGATGATGGCGCTGGGGCTGGATTTCATCAGCGCGGTCGGTGCCGTGGTGGCGACCATCAATCTGCTCGGTCCCGGGCTGGGTGAGGTGGCCGCCAGTTTCGCCACGGTCGATGACGCGGTGAAATGGCTGTCGGTCTTCGCCATGCTGGTCGGGCGCCTGGAGGTCTTTACCCGCTGA
- a CDS encoding glycosyltransferase family 2 protein: MSTILIDHGLGLSTQTISLIPLGLMGLLGMNLGTLAWLRSRPPRAAKTSVPQAPTPAPAPAAVRTPPPAVVVQIPVFNEGLLVRSCLEAVARLDYPAGQLSVQLLDDSDDGSAADNRRLAGEIAARTGLPIAVIQRGERTGFKAGALAAGLARTQAELAMVLDADFRPDADFLRRALPALIKDPGVGFVQARWAHRNSEVSWLTRTQATLLDAHFRVEQAARHIHGLPVAFNGTCGVWRVAAIAAAGGWQGDTLSEDLDLSLRTQLAGYRAIYLDDLPVSGELLTSARAWQQQQFRWTKGHLQVLRKLGPRLLTAPWSPLTRLAMVLQIAQGLFFPLAFISLLLTLPGVILDLTPNGLGVGLVSLVGLGGLLGAGWFLGLGRQLSGCSWQRILVETAGAMILLGGLLISNTRAALEGLAGRSSAFIRSDKQGAGIPRVARTGLAINALPFGQSLAGIGILGLFFIEHAWNAPFLATTALGLLAVALPQLLSTVKFPAASS, encoded by the coding sequence ATGTCCACGATTCTAATCGACCACGGATTAGGTTTGTCAACGCAGACCATCTCCCTGATTCCACTGGGCCTGATGGGACTGCTTGGCATGAATCTGGGTACGCTCGCCTGGCTAAGATCGAGGCCGCCGCGCGCGGCCAAAACATCCGTTCCGCAAGCGCCAACGCCAGCTCCTGCCCCCGCGGCCGTCCGCACACCACCGCCCGCGGTCGTGGTGCAAATTCCGGTCTTCAATGAGGGCCTGCTCGTGCGTTCCTGCCTGGAGGCGGTGGCACGGCTCGATTATCCGGCGGGCCAGCTGTCGGTGCAGCTGCTCGATGATAGCGACGACGGATCCGCCGCCGACAACCGCCGACTCGCCGGCGAGATCGCGGCGCGAACCGGCCTGCCCATCGCGGTGATCCAGCGTGGGGAGCGCACCGGGTTCAAGGCCGGCGCCCTGGCCGCCGGTCTGGCGCGCACCCAGGCTGAACTGGCGATGGTGCTTGATGCCGATTTTCGCCCCGATGCCGATTTTCTGCGCCGCGCACTGCCCGCGCTGATCAAGGATCCTGGCGTCGGCTTCGTGCAGGCGCGCTGGGCGCATCGCAACAGCGAGGTCAGCTGGCTGACGCGCACCCAGGCCACCTTGCTGGACGCACATTTCCGCGTCGAGCAAGCAGCACGCCACATCCACGGACTTCCGGTCGCCTTCAACGGCACCTGCGGTGTCTGGCGGGTCGCCGCGATTGCCGCGGCCGGCGGCTGGCAGGGCGATACCCTGAGTGAGGATCTGGATCTCAGTCTGCGCACACAACTCGCTGGATATCGAGCGATTTATCTAGACGATCTCCCGGTATCCGGCGAATTGCTGACATCGGCGCGCGCCTGGCAACAGCAACAGTTCCGCTGGACAAAGGGCCATCTCCAGGTGCTGCGCAAGCTCGGCCCCCGCCTCCTTACGGCTCCCTGGTCACCGCTGACCAGGCTGGCCATGGTGCTGCAAATTGCCCAGGGGTTGTTTTTTCCGCTGGCGTTCATAAGCCTGCTGCTGACCTTGCCGGGGGTGATCCTGGACCTGACCCCGAACGGCCTTGGCGTCGGTTTGGTGTCGCTGGTCGGTTTGGGCGGACTCCTGGGGGCTGGCTGGTTCTTGGGGCTTGGGCGGCAGCTGTCGGGTTGTTCCTGGCAGCGCATTCTGGTCGAGACCGCAGGTGCCATGATTTTGCTCGGCGGCCTGTTGATCTCCAACACCCGCGCCGCGCTCGAAGGCTTGGCTGGGCGATCATCTGCCTTCATCCGCTCCGACAAGCAGGGCGCCGGTATCCCCCGAGTGGCTCGCACCGGTCTCGCGATCAACGCTCTGCCATTCGGGCAATCCTTGGCCGGAATTGGTATCCTCGGCCTCTTTTTCATCGAGCACGCCTGGAACGCTCCTTTCCTAGCCACCACGGCGCTCGGACTGCTCGCGGTTGCCTTGCCGCAGTTGCTGTCGACAGTGAAGTTTCCAGCAGCATCGTCGTGA
- a CDS encoding EamA family transporter: MHWVWLTLICAAALASADAATKAWLRGMSATRLLLVRFSLSGLMLLPWLLSLPALGSLSPALWGWLAILLPLELSAMALYLIAIRDHPLSLTLPYLAFTPAFVLVIAFFLLGETSTWLGALGVLFIVAGAWLLNAGAAEGKDWRGWLRPLQAILWEPGSRLMLGVALIYAVTASLSKAALTYLEPTQFGALYFALLGALALGIFFVTEVWRTRRPAGTFSHPASPGIMPDDTLLLGSNPSQRVTQLAPWHLAAAVVLVAALNALMVLTHFLAIEQANVAYMIAVKRTSLLFGLLYGFVCFREPRMRQRLPAAGLMLIGVFLIAGSD; the protein is encoded by the coding sequence TTGCATTGGGTCTGGCTCACTCTGATTTGCGCCGCCGCGCTGGCATCGGCCGATGCGGCAACCAAAGCCTGGCTGCGTGGCATGAGCGCTACCCGGCTGTTGTTGGTGCGCTTTTCGCTGTCGGGCTTGATGTTGCTGCCCTGGTTGTTGTCCTTGCCGGCGCTGGGCAGTCTGTCGCCCGCGCTCTGGGGCTGGCTGGCGATACTGCTGCCTTTGGAGCTGTCGGCCATGGCGCTCTACTTGATTGCTATTCGCGACCATCCTTTGTCGCTCACCCTGCCCTATCTGGCTTTTACCCCGGCTTTTGTGCTGGTCATTGCGTTTTTTCTGCTTGGCGAGACCAGCACCTGGCTTGGCGCCTTGGGCGTGCTTTTTATTGTAGCTGGCGCCTGGTTGCTGAATGCGGGCGCCGCCGAAGGCAAGGACTGGCGCGGCTGGCTTCGACCCTTGCAGGCGATTTTGTGGGAGCCCGGCTCTCGGCTCATGCTAGGCGTGGCTTTGATTTATGCGGTGACGGCTTCCCTGAGCAAGGCGGCGCTGACCTACCTCGAGCCAACGCAATTCGGCGCGCTTTACTTTGCGCTGCTTGGAGCGCTGGCCCTGGGGATCTTTTTTGTGACCGAAGTGTGGCGGACGCGACGGCCTGCCGGCACATTTAGCCATCCGGCATCGCCGGGAATCATGCCAGACGACACGCTACTCCTGGGTTCAAACCCATCACAGCGCGTCACACAATTGGCACCTTGGCATCTCGCCGCCGCCGTGGTGCTGGTCGCGGCGCTGAACGCACTCATGGTTTTGACGCACTTTCTGGCCATTGAGCAGGCCAATGTGGCTTACATGATCGCGGTAAAACGCACCAGCCTGCTCTTTGGTCTGCTCTATGGCTTTGTCTGCTTTCGCGAGCCACGCATGCGCCAGCGCCTGCCGGCAGCCGGTCTGATGTTGATTGGCGTTTTTCTGATCGCTGGCAGCGACTGA
- a CDS encoding DNA-deoxyinosine glycosylase — protein sequence MPRELEGFPPILGSAPRVLVLGSMPSAASLARGQYYGHPRNAFWRIMARLFGWPADLPYPERRAALTECGVALWDVIARCAREGSADAAIDSASVVVNPIAELLGEQPGIRAVLFNGGMAAREFHRRIGPVLGARLVQLSLHQLPSTSPAMARFTLERKVEAWRILLQLLGDD from the coding sequence ATGCCTCGGGAGCTTGAAGGTTTTCCACCCATTCTTGGGTCGGCACCGCGAGTACTGGTGCTAGGCTCAATGCCGAGCGCGGCCTCCCTGGCGCGTGGTCAATACTATGGCCATCCGCGCAATGCGTTTTGGCGGATCATGGCGCGACTGTTTGGCTGGCCAGCGGACCTGCCCTATCCCGAGCGCCGCGCGGCTTTGACCGAGTGCGGAGTAGCGCTTTGGGATGTCATTGCCCGCTGCGCGCGCGAGGGCAGCGCGGATGCGGCCATCGATAGCGCCAGCGTGGTGGTGAATCCCATCGCGGAATTGCTCGGTGAGCAGCCGGGGATCCGGGCGGTTTTGTTCAATGGTGGCATGGCCGCGCGGGAGTTTCACCGGCGCATTGGTCCTGTGCTTGGCGCCAGGTTGGTGCAACTATCGCTGCATCAGTTGCCATCGACCAGTCCGGCAATGGCGCGTTTCACCCTTGAGCGGAAGGTTGAAGCCTGGAGGATTTTGCTTCAGTTGCTTGGGGATGATTGA
- the draG gene encoding ADP-ribosyl-[dinitrogen reductase] hydrolase, whose translation MLVSVLDPEALFLARADSGELTRRRAVGAYLGLAVGDALGATVEFMMPREIQAEYQVHKDMHGGGWLKLRKGQVTDDTEMALALGRGILRAGRVEAQAAAEAFSDWMRTKPVDIGNTVRRGIAHFRQSGETEMPENDYDAGNGACMRCLPVALATLGDDAEAVDRANRIQAHVTHHNRLSDAGTLCIIRMVQAAILGSDKKGLKLLAEALVAEEPRFGFERKRVDNPSAYIVDTLKVVFQALFASDSFESALIEAVNRGGDADTTGAIIGMIAGALHGPANIPVRWSRHLERRIKQEAVSQAHALLALSPFVRSGLVS comes from the coding sequence ATGCTTGTTTCAGTCCTTGATCCCGAAGCCCTGTTTCTTGCCCGCGCGGATTCGGGCGAGCTCACCCGTCGCCGCGCGGTCGGGGCCTATCTTGGTTTGGCCGTTGGTGACGCCCTGGGCGCGACGGTCGAGTTCATGATGCCACGCGAGATTCAGGCCGAGTACCAAGTGCACAAGGACATGCACGGCGGTGGCTGGCTGAAACTGCGTAAAGGCCAGGTCACGGACGACACCGAAATGGCGCTGGCCCTGGGCCGTGGCATTTTGCGGGCGGGGCGGGTCGAGGCCCAGGCAGCGGCCGAGGCCTTTAGCGATTGGATGCGAACCAAGCCGGTCGATATTGGCAATACCGTGCGTCGCGGGATTGCCCATTTTCGCCAGAGCGGCGAGACCGAAATGCCGGAGAACGACTATGACGCCGGCAATGGCGCCTGCATGCGCTGCCTGCCGGTGGCCCTGGCCACCCTGGGCGACGATGCCGAAGCGGTTGATCGGGCGAACCGTATCCAAGCCCATGTGACCCACCACAACAGGCTGTCGGATGCCGGCACCCTGTGCATCATTCGCATGGTGCAGGCGGCCATTCTGGGCAGCGACAAAAAGGGCCTGAAACTGCTGGCCGAGGCGCTGGTCGCCGAGGAGCCCCGCTTCGGCTTCGAGCGCAAGCGCGTCGACAACCCAAGCGCTTACATCGTCGATACCCTCAAGGTGGTGTTCCAGGCGCTGTTCGCCAGCGACAGTTTCGAGAGCGCGCTGATCGAAGCCGTCAATCGCGGCGGCGATGCCGATACCACCGGCGCCATCATCGGCATGATCGCCGGCGCCCTGCATGGGCCGGCCAATATCCCCGTGCGCTGGAGCCGACACCTCGAACGCCGCATCAAACAGGAGGCCGTCAGCCAGGCTCACGCCCTGCTCGCGCTCTCGCCCTTTGTGCGCAGTGGTCTGGTCAGCTGA
- a CDS encoding nitrogen fixation protein NifQ yields the protein MLARGSGVLVRDPWRGQSEQPPGLLAGSPSVQVPKQPTVEVEPLLDSREFFHQLMRHAAGHGNDHAYACMIASRCGGQGALPDWLGLEPAAFGCLMRWHFPGLELGGAVATGARLAADRMDEVADLVRILLMDKAGESPSEVWMAHMVAAGCCGDDHLWQDLGLLDRAELTALMQRNFPALAARNIKDMKWKRFLYKQLCESEGIYSCRAPSCGQCVDYHACFSP from the coding sequence ATGCTGGCGCGCGGCTCGGGAGTCTTGGTCCGCGACCCCTGGCGAGGACAGTCGGAACAGCCGCCAGGGTTGTTGGCTGGTTCGCCGTCCGTGCAGGTTCCGAAACAGCCGACGGTCGAGGTGGAACCCCTGCTTGACAGTCGTGAGTTTTTTCACCAACTGATGCGGCACGCGGCCGGTCACGGCAACGACCATGCCTACGCCTGCATGATTGCGAGCCGCTGTGGCGGACAGGGTGCGCTACCCGATTGGCTGGGACTGGAACCGGCCGCCTTCGGCTGTCTCATGCGCTGGCACTTTCCGGGGCTGGAACTTGGCGGCGCGGTTGCCACCGGAGCGCGCCTGGCCGCGGACCGAATGGATGAAGTCGCTGATCTGGTGCGTATTCTGCTGATGGATAAAGCTGGTGAGTCTCCCTCGGAAGTGTGGATGGCGCATATGGTTGCCGCCGGTTGTTGCGGCGATGATCATCTGTGGCAGGATCTGGGTCTCTTGGACAGAGCCGAACTGACCGCCCTGATGCAGCGCAACTTTCCCGCGCTGGCGGCGCGCAATATCAAAGATATGAAGTGGAAGCGCTTTCTCTACAAGCAACTGTGTGAATCCGAAGGCATCTATAGTTGCCGCGCACCGAGCTGCGGCCAATGTGTGGACTATCATGCTTGTTTCAGTCCTTGA
- a CDS encoding 2Fe-2S iron-sulfur cluster-binding protein, with protein MALVTFSNPDYKDKTVYAVAGSHTETLLKLAKENKVPVNFDCQDGECGHCLVRVTSVDSKGRMGYFLTDKEQNVLKELGKLTQEQIDQLHVDDMPSEYRLACQMIVRDEDILVEY; from the coding sequence ATGGCCTTAGTGACTTTTTCCAATCCTGACTACAAGGACAAGACCGTCTACGCGGTCGCCGGTAGCCACACCGAGACCTTGCTGAAACTTGCCAAGGAGAACAAGGTGCCGGTTAACTTCGACTGCCAGGACGGCGAATGTGGCCATTGCTTGGTGCGAGTCACCAGTGTCGACAGTAAGGGTCGCATGGGCTATTTCTTGACCGACAAGGAGCAGAACGTTCTCAAGGAACTGGGTAAGCTCACACAGGAACAAATCGATCAGCTGCATGTGGATGATATGCCGAGCGAATACCGGCTGGCCTGTCAGATGATCGTCCGCGACGAAGATATCCTCGTGGAGTACTGA
- a CDS encoding 2Fe-2S iron-sulfur cluster-binding protein has product MAKAKVTFEDIGQTVNVPAGIRVIDVSEKVGAGIIYGCREGDCGTCMMHVTEGWNNLTEPSVLEEKVLRENMASRHDRLACQAQIIGDCTVKPA; this is encoded by the coding sequence ATGGCAAAAGCAAAAGTCACCTTCGAGGATATCGGCCAAACCGTGAATGTGCCCGCGGGCATTCGGGTGATCGATGTCTCGGAGAAAGTCGGCGCCGGCATCATCTACGGCTGTCGCGAGGGCGACTGCGGCACCTGCATGATGCATGTGACCGAAGGCTGGAACAACCTGACCGAGCCCTCGGTGCTGGAGGAAAAAGTCCTGCGCGAAAACATGGCCAGCCGCCACGACCGCCTCGCCTGCCAAGCCCAGATTATCGGCGACTGCACCGTCAAGCCCGCCTAA
- a CDS encoding 4Fe-4S dicluster domain-containing protein: protein MSYRITTDCVNCWACEPLCPQQAVLASKPHFVIDPARCTGCEGEFAEPQCASICPIEGAILDPSGAPVNPPGSLTGIPPGVWDQTRERIQAR, encoded by the coding sequence ATGTCCTACCGCATCACCACCGATTGTGTGAACTGCTGGGCCTGCGAGCCCTTATGCCCGCAACAGGCGGTGCTGGCCAGCAAGCCGCATTTCGTCATTGATCCGGCGCGCTGCACGGGCTGCGAGGGCGAGTTCGCCGAACCCCAGTGCGCCAGCATCTGCCCCATTGAGGGCGCCATTCTCGACCCGAGCGGCGCACCCGTGAATCCGCCCGGCTCGCTGACCGGCATTCCCCCTGGTGTCTGGGACCAGACGCGGGAACGCATACAGGCGCGCTGA
- the nifB gene encoding nitrogenase cofactor biosynthesis protein NifB, whose translation MELKVVDSSGVREKIRDHPCFSKDAHHHYARMHVAVAPACNIQCHYCNRKYDCANESRPGVVSELLTPEQAVKKTLAVAAEIPQLTVLGIAGPGDPLANPERTFATFAALTEKAPDIRLCVSTNGLMLPQHVDELCRHNIDHVTITINCVDADIGAQIYPWIFWQHRRIRGAKAAAILIEQQLMGLEMLAERGVLVKINSVLIPGVNDLHLAEVSRIVKQKGAFLHNIMPLIAEPEHGTFFGLMGQRAPSAKELHAVQQSCANDMEIMSHCRQCRADAIGMLGQDRHDEFTLERIEKLEIDPVAAMARRAQLRAQIEAARTAKSLQPVLVSLTSLTQPKPGVGGSPAAQVGRAKLASSAASFRVALASSDGQRIDQSLSEVEVLRVYQVDGQSSRLTETRPVSGLPSHLSQDPVAEAKVTEVIKLIKDCDALLCTRIGFNAWQRLERQGIRPLSAESGLPIKVALRQAHADWHTDTEGAANAASRALSA comes from the coding sequence ATGGAGTTGAAGGTTGTTGATTCGTCCGGGGTGCGGGAGAAAATCCGCGATCATCCCTGCTTCTCGAAAGATGCGCATCATCATTATGCGCGCATGCACGTGGCCGTGGCGCCGGCTTGCAACATTCAATGTCACTACTGCAATCGCAAGTACGACTGCGCCAACGAATCCCGCCCAGGCGTGGTCTCTGAACTCTTGACGCCGGAGCAGGCGGTCAAGAAGACCCTGGCCGTCGCGGCCGAGATTCCCCAACTCACGGTCCTTGGTATTGCCGGACCCGGCGATCCGTTGGCCAACCCGGAGCGCACTTTCGCCACCTTCGCGGCCTTGACCGAGAAAGCTCCGGATATTCGTCTATGCGTTTCAACCAATGGCCTGATGCTGCCCCAGCATGTGGATGAACTTTGTCGGCACAACATCGACCACGTCACCATCACCATCAACTGTGTGGACGCGGACATTGGCGCGCAGATTTACCCCTGGATCTTTTGGCAACACCGGCGCATTCGCGGCGCCAAAGCGGCCGCCATTCTAATTGAGCAGCAACTCATGGGCCTGGAGATGCTGGCTGAACGCGGGGTGCTGGTCAAAATCAATTCGGTACTCATTCCTGGCGTTAATGACCTGCATCTGGCCGAGGTCAGCCGTATTGTCAAGCAGAAAGGCGCCTTTCTCCATAACATCATGCCGCTGATCGCCGAGCCCGAGCATGGCACCTTCTTCGGGCTCATGGGTCAACGCGCGCCGAGCGCCAAGGAGTTGCACGCGGTGCAACAGTCCTGCGCCAATGACATGGAGATCATGAGTCACTGCCGGCAGTGCCGCGCCGATGCCATTGGCATGCTCGGTCAGGATCGCCACGATGAGTTCACACTCGAGCGCATCGAAAAGCTCGAGATCGATCCTGTCGCGGCCATGGCGCGCCGTGCCCAGTTGCGCGCCCAGATCGAAGCCGCACGCACAGCCAAGTCACTCCAGCCCGTTCTGGTGTCGCTGACCTCACTGACGCAGCCCAAGCCTGGGGTTGGCGGATCGCCGGCGGCGCAGGTAGGGCGGGCCAAGCTCGCATCCTCCGCGGCAAGCTTTCGCGTCGCGCTGGCCAGCAGTGATGGCCAGCGCATCGACCAAAGCTTGAGTGAAGTCGAGGTGCTGCGCGTCTATCAGGTTGACGGCCAGAGCTCTCGCCTGACCGAGACGCGCCCGGTTTCAGGTTTGCCCTCGCACCTAAGCCAAGACCCAGTCGCGGAGGCTAAGGTCACGGAGGTCATCAAGCTGATTAAGGATTGCGACGCCCTGCTCTGCACCCGTATTGGTTTCAATGCCTGGCAGCGACTGGAGCGCCAGGGAATAAGACCGCTGAGTGCCGAGAGCGGCCTTCCCATCAAGGTCGCGCTCAGGCAAGCCCATGCCGACTGGCACACCGACACCGAGGGTGCTGCCAACGCCGCGTCTCGCGCGCTATCGGCTTAG